The Vicinamibacterales bacterium DNA window GTCGCGCAGTCGCAGTCGGTGTCGCGTCCGTCGCGACGTCGGTCGCCTGTCGGACCGGGTCTGCCTCCAGCGCCGGCCAGTCGACCGCCGCGCTTCGCCCCCTTCCCGCAGTCGCGACGAAGACCTCGATGGCATTTGGCAGGCGGGTCGTCCCGCTTCCGCATGGCCAGGCCTCGGTGTATGTCCCAGCGGGCGCAAGCACCCAACGAGTGCCGCTGATTCTCTTGCTGCATGGTGCGCACGGCAGCGGGGAAGAGATGCTCGATCGTTTGCTCGAAGGATCAGGCGCGCCAACAGCGGCAGTGCTCGCCCCGACCGCCCAGGGGGAAACGTGGGACGCGCTGATTCCTGAAAGCGATACGTTGCTCGACGGATGGTCAGGTCCAGGAAGCCGCGGCCGATTCGGCCGGGATATCGCGCTACTGGACGAGGCCCTCGCACTGTGCGCCTCACAGGTGGCGATTGACGTCTGGCGGTCCGGCATCGTGGGGTTCTCAGACGGAGCGACCTATGCTCTCGCGGTCGGGCTGGCCAGCGGCAGCCTCTTTCGGCGCATTGCCGCACTGTCGCCCGGTTTTCTGATAGCAGACGACGCCATGGGACGACCGTCCGTCTACGTGGCTCACGGTCTTAGGGACCGCGTCTTCCCGATTGAGCGCTGCGGACGACGGATCGCCAACGACCTGCGACTGCGGGGATGTGATGTAACGTTTCGCGAGTTCGATGGCGGCCACGAACTACCTCGAGCGGTCTACCAGGACGCCGTATCCTGGGCCACCGGAGCGTAGTGCCACGTCTGCCTGTTGACTTTCGACAGGAGCCTCCCCATACTCCTGTTGAAATTCAACAGGAGTGCGATTGGTGAGTCCTGCCGCTGAAGTGCCGTACGGCACCCTCGATCTGATGGTGCTCAAGACGCTCGAGGGCCTCGGGCCGCTCCACGGCTACGGCATCGCGCGCCGCATCGAGCAGGTCGCCGAGGGGGAGCTCGCGCTGAATCAGGGCACGATCTACCCGGCGCTGCTACGTCTCGAGCAGAAGGGCTGGATCAAGAGCGCCTGGGGCACGAGCGAGAACAATCGGCGCGCCCGGTTCTACAGCATCACAGCGGCCGGTCGCCGGCAGCTCGTCGCCGAGGCCGATCTGTGGACCCGCACCGTTGCGATGGTCTCGCGGCTCTTGGCGCAGGAGTGACGACGTCCGCACAGGGCGGTGTACCGGCGGCGAAAGAAGGGAAGCCATGCTGACCACCCAAGGCCTGCGCAAGAGCTACGGAGGCGTGCAGGCCCTGCGCGACCTGAGCTTCACCGCCGATCCCGGGCGGGTCATCGGTCTCCTCGGCCCCAACGGTTCCGGCAAGTCCACGACCATCAACCTGCTCACCGGCCTGCTCCGCCCCAGCGCCGGCACCGTCACGTGGCGCGGTGTGGACATCCACCACCAGCTGCTGGCCTACCAGGCGCTGCTCGGCTACGTGCCCGAGGAGCCCCGCCTGTACGCGTATCTCACCGCCGTCGAGTACCTGCAACTCGTGGGGGGGCTTCGCGATCTCGATGACGCCGTCATCACGCGACGGACCGAGAGGTACTTGGAGCTGTTCGGCCTCGAGAGCGACCGCCATTCTCCGCTCTCGACCTTCTCGAAGGGCATGCGCCAGAAGATCCTGATCGCGGGGGCACTACTTCACGATCCGCAGGTCGTGATCTTCGATGAGCCGTGCTCAGGTCTGGATGTCGCGTCGACCCTGATCCTACGCAGCATCGTGCGCAGCCTCGCGGCGGCGGGCAAGACGATCGTCTACAGCTCGCACGTGCTCGACATGGTGGAGAAGGTCTGCACCGACGTCATCATCCTGCACCACGGTGAGGTCGTCGCGCAGGATTCGGTCGAACGGCTGCGGGAGCTGTCGCGTGTGGCGTCGCTCGAAGCGGTGTTCGCGAAACTGGCCGTCGACGACAACGTCGACGCTGTTGGCCAGGCCATTGCGGCGGTGGGTACCCAATGAACACGTCCGCCGCGTGGCGGCAGGAGTGGCGACAGCATCGCCGCTTGGTCCGGCTGTCCTACGCCCGCCTCATGGATGCGATGGTGGCGTCGCGAGGGATCGACGCGGAGCACTTCCTGCTTTGGGGCACGGCGTTCCTGACCACTCCCATGTTGTATGCGGCGTTGATCTGGCCAACGCGGTACTTGTGGCTGCGCCACCATTCGATGGCCAGCCTCCATGAAGCGGTCCTGTCCGACCGTGTGTTCTTCATCGTGTGGCCCATGCTCGTCGCTCTGCTCGTTGGTGCGCTGACGTGGGAGGCCCTCTTCCCCGATCGCGACGACCAGCAAGTGCTCGGCGTGCTGCCGGTCCGGAGCCGCACGGTGGCAGCGGCGCGCCTCTCCGCAGCGCTGCTATCGGTGACAGCGCTCACCACGGCGATCAGCCTGCCGGCGGCGGCTGTCTACGCGGCGGGTGGCGCCGTCGACCCATCGGTCGGGACTCTCGTGGGCATCTTCGTGGGACAGACGCTGGCGGCAGTGTCGGCGGGCGTAGCGGCATTCAGTGTCCTGCTCGTGGTGCGCGCCACCGTCACACTCATCGCCGGGGCGTCCGGGGCCGCGCGCGTTGCCCTGGCGCTGCAGGTCGGTGCCGTCGTCGGGACGGTCGAGGCCTTCATGTTCTTGCCTGGCATCCAGCGAGCCCTGATGCAGGCGGCCATCGCGCCTGGCGCTGGCTTCACGTCGGTGGCGCCGCCCGGCTGGTTCCTGGGTGTGTACGCACTCTTCGCGGGCCCGCGACCACAGGCGCTCCTGCCGCTGCTCGTGCCAGCCCTGCTGACGCTCGGCACGGCAGTCGTGAGCGCAGTGGCGCTCTACCTGCTACCGGCGCGCTTGAATGCCCGCCGCGCCGTGGAGCGGCGTCACGCTGAGGGACGGAGGGCGACTGTCGCGACCGCGCTGCAGAAGCTCGGTCACCTCTTGCCAGCGGCCCGCGAGCGCGCCAGATTCCGCTTCGTGATCCTGACCCTCGCTCGCAGTCGGAGACACTCGCTTATGGTGGCCACATTCGTCGGCGTGGGCCTGGCCGTGTCGGGGACGCCCCTGGTCTCGGCGAACCTCCGCGGGCGCGTGCTGGACCTCACGCAGCCCACGGCGGCCGTCTTGGCGATACCGCTGGCGCTGACCTACGCGCTCGTCCTGGGCCTGCGATCGGCCTTTGCGGTGCCCTCGGACCTCGGGGCCAACTGGGCCTTCCGTGTCGCGGGGCCGCGGTCGTTGCTGGACAGCCGCGCCGCATCCCGACTGGTCTACCTCGTGCTCGCCGTCCTGCCCGTGAGTCTGGTGCTGGGTGCCGTCGGAGCCTCGTGGTGGACGGCGCGGAGCGCGGCCGGTGCCGCCGTGTTGCATGCCGTCTCGGGACTGGCGTTGAGCGAGCTGGCGCTCCGCGGTCACGAGGGCGTGCCGTTCACCAAGGCTCGAGGGGTGTCCGCCAACGCGATGAAGATCGGCGCGATCGTCGCGGCAGCTGGGCTTCTGCTGTTCGCGTTTCGCCTGAGCGCCGTCCACGCGTGGGCCTTGGGTGCGCCGTCACGCGTGTGGGCCTGCACGCTTGGGATGACCATTCTCACCGTCGTCACGGCGTGGATGGGCCGGAGGGAGGCGGGCCGGACACCGGCCAGCTTCGAGGCGCCGGAGGACCACGCCATCACGCAGATGAAGTTGTCCGAGGCAAGTGTCTGACGCCGGAGTCTGCATGCACACCCTGCGAGTTCTGCTCTCGCGACTGCTGGACATCCTTCTGAGTGGCCGGCGCGACCGGCGCGTTCGTGAAGAGCTTCAGCAGCACCTCGACCTGCTGACCGAAGAGCACCTGCGGCGCGGCCTGTCACGCACCGAGGCAGAGCTCGCCGCTCGCAGAAGCTTCGGCGGCGTCGACCAGGTGATGGCGAGCTACCGCGATCAGCGTGGCTGGCCTTGGCTGAGCCGCTTGACAGAGGACGCCCAGTTCTCGGTGCGGCAGGTGTGGCGCGACGGCGGCTTCTCCGTCACGGCGGTCGCGGTGCTGGCGTTGGGCCTCGGTGTGAGTCACCTGTTCCTCACGCTGACCTATGCGCACACCATGCGCGGCCTGCCGATGCCGTCGGTGGAGCGCGTAATGTTCGTGTCCACCGTCGGCCAGAAGGGGCAGGCCCAGGGGCTGTCGTACCCCGAGTTCCGCGAACTCGAGGCCCTGCCGACGTTCCAGACGCTGGCGGCGTTCTCGAACACGCAGGTGACCCTTGGCGGGGAAGGCGAGGTGCCGGATCGCGTCGAGGCCGCGTACACGTCAGCGGGCGGCTTCGAGATCGCCGGGGCCACACCCTTGCACGGACGACTGCTGACGGCTGATGACGATCGTGTCGGCGCCGCTCCGACGATGGTGCTGACGGCGCGCGTGTGGCGCGATCGCTATGCGACGAGTCCGGACGTCCTCGGACGAACGGCCCTCGTCGGCGGCCAGGCGACCACCATTGTCGGCGTGGTGCCGGACGCGTCTGGCTTCCCGAGTGCGGCCGCCGTCTTCCTGCCGCTCGCCTCCCGTCCCGACCTCACGAGCGCGCCGCGGGATGCGCGCAACCTGCGCGTCTTCGGCAGGCTTGCTGACGGCGTGCAAGCCGCGGATGCCACGGCGGCGGTGCTGGCGCAGGGCTCCCAGTGGGAGGCATCCTACCCAGACGCGAATCGCGGCGTGAGGGCCGTCGCCGTGCCGATCAACGAGCGGTACAACGGGCCGATCCAGGGATGGCTGCCGTTCATGCTCGCCGGGCTGATCGTGGTGGCGGTCGCTGGCGCGAACGTCGGCAACCTGCTGTTGACGCACGGCAGTGCACGAGCACGCGAGATTGCGATCCGGACCGCCCTGGGGGCCAGCCGCGGCCGCGTGGTCCGACAGCTTCTGCTCGAGAGCGCCGTCATGGCGGTCGGCGCCTGCGTGCTTGGGCTCGTCGTCTCCCGCGTGGCTCTGGCCGGCTACCGGGCGGCTGTGCCCGACGGGATCCTGCCGTACTGGAACGACTACTCACTCGACGGCGCCGTGTTTCTTGGGCTCGCCGTGCTTGGCGTCGCGGTCTCCGCCGGATGCGCGCTGGTGCCCGCGTGGCTGGTCTCCCGTACCGAGGCCGCCTCGGTGCTCAAGGATGGTGGGCGCACAGAAACATCGCGGCCCAGCCGGGGATGGGCCGCCACCGTCTTTCTCGCCGTGGAGCTCGCGCTCGCGATCGTGCTGCTCACGCAAGTCGGCGCGGCGACCGTGAACGCGCTCGCCCACGACGTGCCCACGGACCGACTGCTCGACGACACCGCCGTGCTGACGGGCGCGTTGACACTGCCAGCCTCGGGTGAGACGGCAGGTGAGCAACGGCGCCAGTTCCTTGAGCGCGCGCTCGGGCAAGCCACGGCCATGCCCGGCGTGACCGCGGTGGCCGTGAGCAGTCACCTTCCACTCGGCGGGGCATCGGGGAGACGGCTGGTAGTTGCCGAGCGACCGGGCGCCGCCGACGACGCGGGGGCGCCGATCAACGCGATCGACGTGGGGCCTGGCTACTTCGAGGTCCTGCGCCTGCCCGTCACCCGCGGGCGGCCGTTCACGGCGGTCGACGCCCGTCCGGGAGCGGCCACGGTGGTCGTGAACCAGCGGCTCGCCGACATGTATTTCCCAGACATCGAGCCGGTCGGGCGACGGATCGCGGTTCGACCAGACGCCACATCCACGGTCGCGCCGGAGTGGCGAACCATCGTTGGTGTGGTGGCGAACCTGCGCCAGCGTCCGATTCCCGAGGTGCAGCCGATCGCCTACGTTCCCATGGACGGGACACCGCCCACGACGGCGTGGCTCCTGATGAGGTCCGCGACGGACGCCGCGGGCCTTGCGTCCCCCGTGCGCGAAGCGCTGCGGCAGATCGACCCGACCGTTCCCTTGTCGAACCCGCGCACCCTGGCAGCCGCCACACGCGATCTCACGTGGGCCAATCGCATCAGCGCCCGACTCGCGTCGGTCGTGTGTGGGGCCACGTTCATCCTGGCGACGGTCGGCCTCTACGCCGTGGTGGCGCATCGTGCGGCCCAGCGACGGCGAGAGATCGGCCTTCGGGTCGTGTTCGGCGCGCGGACGGTCGCCCTCGTCGCGCTCGTCACGGGGCACGTGCTAGCGGCGGTGCTCCTGGGGATGGTCGGCGGATTGGCGGGAGCCGTCGCGTGGGATCGGGCATTCGCGCCGGCGCGGCAGGGCGGCCTGCGTGTCGCCGATCCGTTGGTGCTTATCGTGGCGTTCGGCGTGCTGGCGCTGGTGGTCGGGCTCGGTTGCGCGTTGCCCATCCGCGGGGCCCTCGCCGCTTCCCCTGCCGACTTGCTTCGGGACGAGTAGGCGCTCGTGGCAGCGTTCGTATCGTGTAAGGTTCAGCTCCTTTGGTGCGTTCGAGATCCCGAGGAAGCAGTTTGCGCTGTCCCTGTTTTGTACCTGATACTCAGGTTTCTAGAGGTTCTGGCGGGTTCTGGCGGTTCCGATCCGGCCTAAATCGTTGAGGGGAGCGGATCCTTCAGGAACGAATCCCACCCTCTCCGCCAAATCACGATCCTTTAGAATCAACAACTTAGCGTGGCTTAGTGGGTGGTCGCGGGCAATACGGTCAAGAAATACGCTTTGATCCGCCCCGAGCACCCTCGAAAACAGGCGCAATTCGGCAACGTCGCCTCGTCGTTCGGCCACGTGGGTTCTCGTGTAGGCCGCGTGGGTGCAGCCAGAACCCACCACGCAAGTTCGCGGACTGCGTTCGCTCAGGGCTTCTCGGTGCGACGGGGCAAGCCGTGGGCCTCTTGACAACAGTTCGTTTTGGGAGCATTGTAATTCTACGTGAGAAGGGAACATCAGCTGCCAGATGCGGATCATTGCCAAGAAAGCTCTCCGAGACTTCTGGGGGCGTCATCCAGATGCCGAGGGGCCGCTTCTGGCCTGGTACCGCGAGGCCGAAGCTGAGAGCTGGGATTCCCCGGCAAAGGTCAAGCAGAAGTACGGAAGTGCCAGCATCGTGGCGAACAACCGCGTTGTCTTCAATATCAAAGGGAATACCTACCGGCTCGTGGTGAAGGTTAACTACGGTGTTCGGATCGTGTTCATCAGGTTCGTAGGCACTCACGCCGAGTACGACCGCATAAACGTGGAGGACATCTGATCATGGCTGGCATCAAGGCGCTTCGTAGTGATCCCGACTACACCGCCGCGCTCGCCAGAATCGACGAGCTCATGGACGCCGTCCCCGGCACCCCTGAAGCTGACGAACTGGAGGTCCTTGCGGACCTCGTGGAGCACTACGAGGAGAAGCACCTGGAGATGGGGTATCCCAGCGCGACCGCCGCGATCGAGTTCCGACTCGAGCAAGCTGGTTTGTCGCATCGAGACCTCATCCCGTTCCTTGGCAGTAGAGCCAAGGTGTCGGAGGTGATGTCCGGGAAGCGCCCCCTGACAATGCCCATGGCGAGGGCACTGCACGAGCACCTTGGCATACCGGCAGGCGTGCTCCTACAGCAACCCGGCGCCGATTTCGCTGACGAATTCGAGAGCATCGACTGGTGTCGATTCCCAGTAGGCGCGATGGCGAAGCTTGGCTGGATTCCAAGGTCAAGAAACCTGAGCGCCAAAGCAGAAGAACTCGTGCGAGGCCTGGTCGATAAGGCAGGCGGGCCCTCCGTCGCGTGCGCCCCACTGTTTCGGAAGGGACGTCAGGCGCGTTCCAACGCGAAGACGGATCCTTATGCGCTAAGGGCGTGGTGCTGGAAGGTTTTGGCGAATGCGGTAGGCGATAGACCGCCGGTCCCTTATAGGTCTGGGACGATCACGCTCGAGTTCCTTCGACAGGTGGCTCAGCTTAGTTGGATGGAGGAGGGGCCAAGGCTCGCTGTGGAGCTTCTGGCAAAGCACGGGGTGCCATTGGTCGTGGTTCCGCACCTGCCCAAGACGTATCTCGACGGCGCCGCTCTGGCTCTGGCCGACGGTAGTCCGGTGATCGGTCTTACGCTTCGGTACGATCGGATCGATAACTTCTGGTTCTGTCTCTTGCACGAACTCGCCCATGTGGGCCGGCACATGGACGTGGACGGTCAGACGGTGTTCGTGGATGACCTCTCCCTTCGGGACCTTGAGGGCCGCGGCGACGATCCGAGAGAACTACAAGCCGATGAATGGGCCGAGGAGGCACTCGTGCCCAGAGCCGCCTGGGAGTCGAGTGCAGTACGCGAGAACCCAACGGCGATGTCGGTCATGAATCTCGCGAATGCCCTCCGAGTACACCCTGCCATCGTGGCGGGAAGAATCCGGCACGAACAGCGGAACTACCGGCTACTATCGCAGTTCGTGGGCGCAGGCGAAGTTCGGCGACATTTTGGTCTAGCGAAATCCTAGGGAATTGCGCCGATGAGGCGGGGTGAAGTGAGCCATGTCTGATATGACCAACGGTACTGCGGCCGAGCGCGTAAGCTCCCCCGGTGCCCGAACAGTTCTGGGTAGACTGCTCTCGGCGAAGGAGCGGTCATGCGGAAGTCGAAGTTCAGCGAGACGCAGATCGTCGGGATTCTCAAGGACGCGGAGAGCGGCGTACCCGTCGCCGAGCTGCTCCGCAAGCACGGCGTCAGCAAAGCGACGTTCTTCAAGTGGCGGAGCAAGTATGGGGGCGCGTCGGTGTCAGACGTGAAGCGTCTCCGCGAGCTCGAGGCAGAGAACGCCAAGTTGAAGCGGATGTACGCCGACCTGGCCCTGGAGAATACCGCGATCAAGGATGTGTTGAACCGAAAGTGGTGAGGCCGTCTGCGAGGCGACAGGTCGTGGAGGCGCTGGTGCAGGACCACCAGCTGCCGGTCCTGCGGGCCTGTCGCGTGGTGAGGCTCTCGCGGACGGCGTATTACGAGCCTCCCGTGGCGGCCAGTCGACGCGATGCCCCGGTGATTGCGGCGCTGACCGACGCGGTGACACGGTATCCCCGCTGGGGCTTCTGGAAGCTGTTCGATCGGCTGCGGACCGAGGGACGGTCCTGGAACCATAAGCGCGTCCATCGCGTGTACTGTGCGCTGCGGCTGAATCTGCCGCGACGGACCACGCGACGGGTACCCCGGCGCATCCGTCAACCGCTGACCGCGCCGCCCGTCCTCAACCACACGTGGGCCCTGGACTTCATGACCGAGACGCTGTACGACGGTCGCCGCGTGCGGCTGTTCCCAGTGCTCGATGAGGGGAATCGCGAAGGGCTCGACATCGCGATGGGAGTGTCCCTGCCGAGCCGGCGCATCGTGCGCGTGCTGAACGAGCTCGTCGCCCTCCACGGCCCGCCCGCCGCCGTCCGCGTCGACAATGGCCCGGAGTTCACCGCGCAGCCGTTCGTCGACTGGGCGGCCGAGCACCGCGTCGTCATCCTGTACATCCAGCCGGGCAAGCCAGACCAGAACGCGTACATCGAACGCTTCAACCGCAGCTACCGGACGGAGGTCCTCAACGCCCACTTGTTCGAGTCCCTCGCCGAGCTGCGCGCCGCCACCGACGCCTGGCTACAGATCTACAACCGCGAGCGGCCCCACGACAGCCTCGGCCGGGTGCCGCCGCTCACGTTCCTGCCGAGGCCCACGACGGCCGGCCAGTCTCTCTTTGAACTGTCCACTTGACGGGGAAGCTTACGGGGCGAGTACTGACACTCGCGTCGGCGCTGTGCGCGGCCATCGTGACCTCCGGTGCGGGTGCCCAGAACCGGCCCAACTTCTCCGGCGAATGGCACCTTCGCGTGGAAGGCAGCGTGCCCCAGACGGATGTGTGGGGTCAGACGCGGCCGCGGCTACTTCGGATCAACCAGTCTGCGTCTGAGCTTGCTCTCGATCCTGACGGTGGCGGCATGAGCGTGCCCACCGCCCTCCAACGGTTCCGGCTCGACGGGACGGTCCTGGTGAAGCGTACCGGGTTCCTGCGAGCCTTGATTCGTTGAATCAGGCCACCGCGGCCTGGGCATAGTACTGCGCTTCGTACTCGGCTGGCGGGATGTCCCCGATGGGGCCCAGCAGCCGTCGGGTGTTGAACCAATCCACCCAGACGAGCGTAGCGAACTCGACGGCCTCAAGCGACCGCCACGGTCCCTTCCGCTGAATCACCTCTGTCTTAAAGAGCCCGATCACCGACTCAGCGAGGGCATTGTCGTAGGCATCCCCTTGGCTGCCCACGGACGGCGCGATGCCCGCGTCGGCGAGGCGGTCGGTGTACCGCATGGACAGGTACTGCGATCCGGCATCGCTGTGATGGACGAGGCCGTCGAGGGCGTGTGCCCGTCGCGCATGGATCGCTTGCTCGAGCGCGTCCAACACGAAGTCCGTGCGCATCGAGGCCGACACGCGCCAGCCAACGATGCGGCGGGCGAATACGTCGATCACGAAGGCGGCGTAGACGAAGCCGCCCCAGGTCGCCACGTACGTGAAGTCCGATACCCAGAGCTGATTCGGGCGCGTCGCGAGGAACTGGCGGTCGACGAGATCCCGCGGCCGTGCGCCGTCACCCGCATGGGTCGTCGTGATCCATGCGCGCCCGCGCACAGCGCCCTGCAGACCCAGGGCACGCATCAGGCGGCCCACGGTGCAGCGCGCGATACCGAATCCCTCGCGCCGTAGCTGCTTCCAGACTTTGCGCGGACCGTAGACCTGGTGATTCTGGTCCCACACACGTTGAATCTCGGGCCGCAACGCCTCGTCCCGTCGTGCGCGCGCCGACCGGCGGCTCGGATCAGCCTGCCGCTGCCGATGGCGGTGATACGTCGATGGGGCGATCGGCAGGACCCTGCAGATCGACTCGACCCCGAATCGGGCGCGATGCGCGTCAATGTACGCGACCATCGTGCCTACTTGGTCCGGCGGTCTGGGCTTGATCCGGTTTCGTGGACACGTTCCGAAAGGTGGATACGATGTCCCGCATGTCCGAGCCGAAGCCGGGGCGCCGCCTGCGCCGGCAGTTCACTGAGGAGTTCAAAGCGGGGGCCGTACGACTGGTCCTGGACGAGGGCAAGACGGTCGGTGCCGTGGCCCGCGACTTGGATCTGACCCCGTCCGCCTTGGCCGACTGGGTCCGCAAGGCCGCCGCCGATCGCACCAAGGGGCGGACGGGTCTCATCGGCGTCGAGCGCGAGGAGCTGGCGCGGCTGCGCCGGGAGGTCCGCGAGTTGCGGGCGGAGCGCGACGTCTTAAAAAAAGCCGCGGCCTTCTTCGCGAAAGACCACCGGTGAAGTTTGCGTGGATCCACGCGGAGAAGGCTCATCATCCCGTCCGCAAGTTGTGCCGCTGGCTGGGCGTGACGCCGAGCGGCTACTACGCCTGGCGTGGCCGACCCG harbors:
- a CDS encoding PadR family transcriptional regulator, translated to MSPAAEVPYGTLDLMVLKTLEGLGPLHGYGIARRIEQVAEGELALNQGTIYPALLRLEQKGWIKSAWGTSENNRRARFYSITAAGRRQLVAEADLWTRTVAMVSRLLAQE
- a CDS encoding ABC transporter permease; its protein translation is MHTLRVLLSRLLDILLSGRRDRRVREELQQHLDLLTEEHLRRGLSRTEAELAARRSFGGVDQVMASYRDQRGWPWLSRLTEDAQFSVRQVWRDGGFSVTAVAVLALGLGVSHLFLTLTYAHTMRGLPMPSVERVMFVSTVGQKGQAQGLSYPEFRELEALPTFQTLAAFSNTQVTLGGEGEVPDRVEAAYTSAGGFEIAGATPLHGRLLTADDDRVGAAPTMVLTARVWRDRYATSPDVLGRTALVGGQATTIVGVVPDASGFPSAAAVFLPLASRPDLTSAPRDARNLRVFGRLADGVQAADATAAVLAQGSQWEASYPDANRGVRAVAVPINERYNGPIQGWLPFMLAGLIVVAVAGANVGNLLLTHGSARAREIAIRTALGASRGRVVRQLLLESAVMAVGACVLGLVVSRVALAGYRAAVPDGILPYWNDYSLDGAVFLGLAVLGVAVSAGCALVPAWLVSRTEAASVLKDGGRTETSRPSRGWAATVFLAVELALAIVLLTQVGAATVNALAHDVPTDRLLDDTAVLTGALTLPASGETAGEQRRQFLERALGQATAMPGVTAVAVSSHLPLGGASGRRLVVAERPGAADDAGAPINAIDVGPGYFEVLRLPVTRGRPFTAVDARPGAATVVVNQRLADMYFPDIEPVGRRIAVRPDATSTVAPEWRTIVGVVANLRQRPIPEVQPIAYVPMDGTPPTTAWLLMRSATDAAGLASPVREALRQIDPTVPLSNPRTLAAATRDLTWANRISARLASVVCGATFILATVGLYAVVAHRAAQRRREIGLRVVFGARTVALVALVTGHVLAAVLLGMVGGLAGAVAWDRAFAPARQGGLRVADPLVLIVAFGVLALVVGLGCALPIRGALAASPADLLRDE
- a CDS encoding IS3 family transposase (programmed frameshift) — translated: MRKSKFSETQIVGILKDAESGVPVAELLRKHGVSKATFFKWRSKYGGASVSDVKRLRELEAENAKLKRMYADLALENTAIKDGVEPKVVRPSARRQVVEALVQDHQLPVLRACRVVRLSRTAYYEPPVAASRRDAPVIAALTDAVTRYPRWGFWKLFDRLRTEGRSWNHKRVHRVYCALRLNLPRRTTRRVPRRIRQPLTAPPVLNHTWALDFMTETLYDGRRVRLFPVLDEGNREGLDIAMGVSLPSRRIVRVLNELVALHGPPAAVRVDNGPEFTAQPFVDWAAEHRVVILYIQPGKPDQNAYIERFNRSYRTEVLNAHLFESLAELRAATDAWLQIYNRERPHDSLGRVPPLTFLPRPTTAGQSLFELST
- a CDS encoding type II toxin-antitoxin system HigB family toxin, which gives rise to MRIIAKKALRDFWGRHPDAEGPLLAWYREAEAESWDSPAKVKQKYGSASIVANNRVVFNIKGNTYRLVVKVNYGVRIVFIRFVGTHAEYDRINVEDI
- a CDS encoding ABC transporter ATP-binding protein, which encodes MLTTQGLRKSYGGVQALRDLSFTADPGRVIGLLGPNGSGKSTTINLLTGLLRPSAGTVTWRGVDIHHQLLAYQALLGYVPEEPRLYAYLTAVEYLQLVGGLRDLDDAVITRRTERYLELFGLESDRHSPLSTFSKGMRQKILIAGALLHDPQVVIFDEPCSGLDVASTLILRSIVRSLAAAGKTIVYSSHVLDMVEKVCTDVIILHHGEVVAQDSVERLRELSRVASLEAVFAKLAVDDNVDAVGQAIAAVGTQ